Proteins found in one Pocillopora verrucosa isolate sample1 chromosome 12, ASM3666991v2, whole genome shotgun sequence genomic segment:
- the LOC131785080 gene encoding L-threonine dehydratase catabolic TdcB-like, whose protein sequence is MESDSTSTLTDESEAILENETTVLFDQDCHVSLNPIVDESLSTLTPKSQIDTSSSNYIYFKPHTYGKRHSILGTGKSNISAFRKPDLAELKEKYNRAKEKFKDWNLDKLWGGRVERMKRVSSVSLSNIVTAAFWIREGVPKTPCERAASIPEIDDMEVYFKREYQNPSGSFYDRGARYALLRLHQQAVELTVDVINRQSQKRSGVIATSSGNHAIAIAYHGKSLGIPVTVLLPESRCPVKIRLCEKYDADITECGLDETAGERNDNPDIVSGQGTMGLEIVDQLEEVDAIIIPVGGGTLIAGTCIAVKTLYPSVKIIAVTRERSLDVAMAHHEGNVTKTAVLSKDLIKVDDMDSSEISSSPLRPAEDLMDKCITVKEDLIALALLRLLEYEKVILEADGAIGLAALLGGHLPELKGKRVVVVLTEANIEPAPLPQVIARGLATDGRLLRFAVRIDDRLATMATLLRLIASTGAVIKDVSQEPAWSDPGMLCLQAKVMAEVRDREHSRQLKSLLDQNFLVSFWSSEAHNSE, encoded by the exons ATGGAGTCTGATTCTACTTCGACCTTAACAGATGAATCCGAAGCGAtattagaaaatgaaacaactgtTTTATTTGATCAAGATTGCCACGTTTCATTGAATCCAATCGTGGATGAGTCACTCTCAACACTAACACCTAAATCACAGATAGACACGAGCAGCAGcaattatatttatttcaaaccTCACACGTACGGAAAAAGACATTCCATCTTGGGGACTGGTAAAAGCAATATATCTGCCTTTAGAAAGCCGGATTTGGCggaacttaaagaaaaatataacagagcgaaggaaaaattcaaagattGGAATCTGGATAAGTTGTGGGGAGGCCGAGTCGAAAGAATGAAGAGAGTATCctctgtttcgctttcaaatATCGTAACCGCGGCGTTTTGGATCCGTGAAGGTGTTCCCAAGACGCCATGTGAg AGAGCAGCATCGATTCCAGAGATAGACGACATGGAGGTTTATTTCAAGAGAGAGTACCAGAACCCATCTGGAAGTTTTTATGACAGAGGAGCTCGCTATGCATTACTCCGACTGCATCAG CAAGCTGTTGAGTTAACTGTGGATGTCATTAATCGACAGAGTCAAAAGAGATCTGGAGTCATCGCCACCTCATCTGGTAACCATGCAATCGCTATTGCCTATCACGGGAAATCCCTCGGGATTCCTGTTACGGTTCTTTTACCAGAAAGTAGATGTCCTGTTAAAATCAGGTTGTGCGAGAAATATGACGCTGACATCACTGAATGTGGTCTGGACGAGA ctgCTGGAGAGAG AAACGACAACCCTGATATTGTGAGCGGGCAAGGTACCATGGGATTAGAGATTGTGGATCAGCTAGAAGAAGTAGATGCTATAATCATTCCCGTTGGAGGAGGGACCCTAATTGCTGGGACTTGTATAGCTGTCAAAACGCTTTACCCTTCTGTAAAAATCATA GCAGTAACAAGGGAACGGAGCCTAGATGTGGCTATGGCACACCACGAAGGAAACGTAACGAAAACAGCTGTATTATCTAAAGACTTGATAAAGGTGGACG ATATGGATAGTAGTGAGATTAGCAGCAGTCCTCTCAGACCCGCCGAGGATTTAATGGACAAATGCATCACTGTAAA GGAAGATCTAATAGCATTAGCTCTGCTGAGATTGTTGGAGTATGAGAAAGTCATCTTAGAAGCAGACGGTGCAATAGGGCTGGCGGCTCTTCTAGGAGGGCATCTTCCTGAACTTAAAGGAAAACG ggtGGTAGTTGTCCTTACTGAGGCAAACATAGAGCCAGCTCCTCTTCCGCAGGTGATTGCCCGCGGGCTCGCGACGGATGGAAGACTGTTACGGTTTGCAGTTCGGATCGATGACCGGCTTGCTACCATGGCAACGCTTTTGCGGTTAATTGCATCAACAGGAGCAGT AATTAAAGATGTCAGTCAAGAGCCAGCGTGGAGTGATCCCGGCATGCTTTGCCTACAG gCAAAAGTGATGGCTGAAGTACGAGACCGTGAACACTCTCGTCAGTTGAAGTCACTTTTAGATCAGAATTTTCTCGTTAGCTTTTGGAGCTCTGAAGCGCACAACTCAGAATAA
- the LOC131785081 gene encoding L-threonine ammonia-lyase-like, producing MISRRAKILYDESLNPFAEPRTSVAFSEQLRDKLKQMGFGGDTEKPVGIEFDDIVAASFRIRKGVGKTPCEKCSIPELSTMEVFFKKENLHPSGSFKERGAINSLLLLSEDQKDRGVITATPGNHGIALAFHGQALGIPVHVVLPEQSPLIKQTMCKKFGASIIIKGSNQAEAKEFATSMATEKRLAYIEGHDHPHVISGQGTIGLEIIDQVCNVDAVVLPVGGGGLLAGVALAVKTVYPDVQIIGVESKRCPSFQTAIDAGHPVTLNIDHPSALTDALNLPKVGKNAFHIATGLVDKLVAVSDDHISLAVLKLIENERAVTEGSGAAGVAALLGGYLPELHGKRVVVPLCGGNIDPSVLSSCIEKGLALEGRLVRFTITIDEKSGGLAQIITLLASVSARIRDMTQEQILTDNNMFTLKCNILVEVRDSKHAQSVKTSLESYYKDVLWNATIKETA from the exons ATGATATCGAGGAGAGCGAAAATACTTTATGACGAGTCTTTGAATCCATTCGCTGAACCGCGCACATCTGTCGCGTTCTCAGAGCAGCTCAGagacaaattgaaacaaatgggATTCGGTGGCGACACGGAAAAACCAGTTGGAATTGAGTTTGATGATATCGTCGCTGCCTCATTTCGAATCCGAAAAGGGGTCGGAAAGACGCCTTGCGAG AAATGCAGTATTCCAGAACTTAGTACCATGgaagtgttttttaaaaaggaaaacctgCATCCGTCAGGGAG CTTTAAGGAGAGAGGAGCAATCAATTCCTTGTTACTATTATCTGAG GATCAAAAAGACCGAGGAGTCATAACGGCCACTCCTGGAAATCACGGAATAGCACTTGCGTTTCACGGGCAAGCCTTAGGGATTCCCGTCCACGTGGTTTTACCTGAACAGTCACCTTTGATCAAACAAACGATGTGCAAGAAATTTGGCGCCAGCATAATCATAAAGGGAAGCAACCAAGCGGAA GCAAAAGAGTTTGCTACCAGCATGGCAACGGAAAAGCGTCTAGCTTATATCGAAGG GCACGATCATCCTCACGTTATCAGTGGGCAGGGCACCATTGGATTAGAAATCATTGATCAAGTGTGCAATGTGGATGCAGTTGTCCTCCCCGTAGGGGGAGGAGGATTGCTGGCTGGTGTTGCTCTCGCTGTCAAGACAGTGTACCCAGATGTTCAGATAATA GGTGTTGAATCAAAGAGGTGTCCAAGTTTTCAGACCGCAATTGATGCTGGTCATCCTGTCACGCTAAATATCGATCACCCTTCAGCTTTGACAGACG CGCTGAACCTTCCTAAAGTGGGGAAAAACGCTTTTCATATCGCAACAGGACTTGTAGACAAACTTGTAGCTGTCAG TGACGATCATATTAGTTTAGCCGTACTGAAGCTCATAGAAAATGAACGTGCCGTCACTGAGGGATCTGGGGCAGCCGGTGTTGCAGCCTTGCTGGGTGGGTATCTACCAGAGCTTCATGGCAAACG AGTAGTCGTGCCTCTTTGTGGTGGAAATATCGATCCGTCTGTACTAAGCTCTTGTATTGAGAAAGGACTTGCACTAGAGGGGAGACTGGTGCGATTTACAATTACCATTGACGAAAAATCGGGAGGACTGGCACAAATAATTACGTTACTAGCCTCCGTGAGCGCACG gatacgAGATATGACTCAAGAACAAATTCTGACTGACAACAATATGTTTAcgttgaag TGCAACATTTTGGTCGAGGTTAGAGATTCCAAGCATGCGCAGAGTGTCAAGACTTCCCTTGAGTCTTATTACAAAGATGTGTTATGGAACGCCACGATAAAGGAAACGGCTTAA